One genomic window of Borreliella garinii includes the following:
- the flgD gene encoding flagellar hook assembly protein FlgD translates to MSKMNGIENVSNLTNSSKIKKESDFKVDNVSNKVNLGKDDFLKLLITQLRYQDPTNPMKDKEFISQMAQFSALEQMTNMSKSFEKLSSSLEIRRDLDLLGKVIKFQHGDGEVVRGRVTNIKTGAIPQVMVNGNYYVYKNILSVGLEE, encoded by the coding sequence TAGTAGTAAAATTAAAAAAGAATCAGATTTTAAGGTTGACAATGTATCCAATAAGGTTAATCTTGGCAAGGATGATTTTTTAAAGTTGCTCATTACTCAACTTAGGTATCAAGATCCTACAAATCCAATGAAAGATAAAGAATTTATTTCTCAAATGGCACAATTTTCGGCTCTTGAGCAAATGACCAATATGAGTAAGTCATTTGAGAAGCTTTCATCTTCTTTAGAAATAAGAAGAGATTTGGATTTATTAGGCAAAGTAATTAAATTTCAGCATGGTGATGGGGAGGTTGTTAGGGGTCGTGTCACAAACATTAAGACGGGCGCAATACCCCAAGTTATGGTTAATGGTAATTATTATGTATATAAAAATATATTATCGGTAGGTTTGGAGGAGTAA
- the flgE gene encoding flagellar hook protein FlgE, giving the protein MMRSLYSGVSGLQNHQTRMDVVGNNIANVNTIGFKKGRVNFQDMISQSISGASRPTDSRGGTNPKQVGLGMNVATIDTIHTQGAFQSTQKASDLGVSGNGFFILKEGKNLFYTRAGAFDVDSDRHLVNPANGMRIQGWMARDLEGEKVINTASDIEDLIIPIGDKEGAKSTKNITFACNLDKRLPVIEEGASPADIARGTWVVNKSLYDSFGNVSVLELRVVKDLNTPNLWNATVLINGEQNSNFTIGFDNEGALASLNGQPGQKGDVLQIPITFNVVGANIGEVGEQQTVNLKLGTVGSYTDSITQFADSSSTKAIIQDGYGMGYMENYEIDQNGVIVGVYSNGIRRDIGKIALASFMNPGGLAKSGDTNFVETSNSGQVRIGETGLAGLGDIRSGVLEMANVDLAEQFTDMIVTQRGFQANAKTITTSDQLLQELVRLKN; this is encoded by the coding sequence ATGATGAGGTCTTTATATTCTGGTGTTTCTGGGCTTCAGAATCATCAAACAAGAATGGATGTTGTTGGTAATAACATCGCGAATGTAAATACAATTGGTTTTAAAAAGGGAAGAGTAAATTTTCAGGATATGATATCGCAGTCTATTTCTGGAGCTTCTCGTCCTACTGATTCTCGTGGCGGGACTAATCCTAAGCAAGTTGGATTAGGCATGAATGTTGCTACAATTGACACTATTCACACCCAAGGGGCTTTTCAAAGCACTCAAAAAGCATCTGATCTTGGGGTTAGTGGTAATGGATTTTTTATTTTAAAAGAAGGTAAAAATTTGTTTTATACAAGAGCCGGTGCTTTTGATGTGGACTCTGATCGACATCTTGTAAATCCTGCAAATGGAATGCGAATTCAAGGTTGGATGGCAAGAGATTTAGAAGGTGAAAAGGTTATCAATACAGCTTCTGATATTGAGGATCTGATTATTCCGATTGGAGATAAAGAGGGAGCAAAATCTACTAAAAATATTACTTTTGCCTGTAATCTTGATAAGAGATTGCCCGTAATTGAAGAAGGTGCAAGTCCGGCGGATATTGCACGTGGAACTTGGGTTGTCAATAAGTCATTATATGACAGTTTTGGAAATGTTAGTGTTCTTGAGCTTAGAGTTGTAAAAGATCTAAATACTCCTAATTTATGGAATGCAACAGTATTAATAAATGGTGAGCAAAATTCAAATTTTACAATTGGGTTTGACAATGAAGGAGCATTGGCGTCTTTAAATGGGCAACCAGGCCAAAAAGGAGATGTTCTTCAAATTCCTATAACATTTAATGTTGTAGGTGCAAATATAGGTGAAGTTGGTGAGCAGCAAACTGTAAATTTGAAACTGGGAACAGTTGGGAGCTATACTGATTCAATTACTCAATTTGCTGATTCTAGTAGTACAAAGGCTATTATTCAAGATGGATATGGCATGGGATATATGGAGAATTATGAAATTGATCAAAATGGTGTCATAGTTGGTGTTTACTCAAATGGCATAAGGCGAGATATTGGTAAGATTGCTCTTGCTTCTTTTATGAATCCTGGAGGACTTGCAAAATCAGGCGATACTAATTTTGTAGAAACAAGTAATTCAGGTCAAGTGAGAATAGGTGAGACTGGGCTTGCTGGACTTGGTGATATTAGATCTGGTGTTTTAGAAATGGCCAATGTTGATCTTGCAGAGCAGTTTACAGATATGATAGTGACCCAAAGAGGATTTCAGGCAAATGCTAAAACTATTACCACTTCTGACCAATTATTGCAAGAACTTGTAAGATTGAAAAATTAA
- a CDS encoding flagellar FlbD family protein has translation MIFVTKLNGYGYYLNPYHIESIEANPDTTILLMNGKKLIVKEKVEEVVNRIKLYRKEIASFEKIVGEGNGGVEL, from the coding sequence ATGATTTTTGTAACTAAGCTTAATGGTTATGGATATTATTTAAATCCTTATCATATTGAAAGTATTGAAGCTAATCCTGATACTACAATTCTTCTTATGAATGGTAAGAAGCTAATTGTAAAAGAAAAAGTTGAAGAGGTGGTCAATAGGATTAAGTTGTACAGGAAAGAAATTGCTTCTTTTGAAAAAATTGTAGGAGAAGGAAATGGGGGCGTTGAATTATGA
- a CDS encoding motility protein A, producing the protein MNLASIIGWGVGFGAILISMAFTPTGLGVFWDLSSVFITIVGSFSALMASSEVIAVKKIPTYLGFFFRRNSYAKVSIIKILVELSEKARKEGLLSLDDELEQINDPFFKSGMRLVVDGADPEVIRTMLYLELDQMQERHRVGSELFKTWAKLAPAFGMIGTLIGLVALLGNLEDKSALGSSMAVALITTLYGTIMANLMFTPVQLKLEKIDSEEAAVKTMIIEGVLSIQSGDNPRILEQKLMTFLTPKDRSHLSSSIGGE; encoded by the coding sequence ATGAATTTAGCTAGTATAATTGGATGGGGAGTTGGATTTGGAGCTATTTTAATTTCCATGGCATTTACTCCTACAGGACTTGGTGTTTTTTGGGATTTAAGCTCTGTTTTTATTACTATTGTTGGATCTTTTTCTGCTCTTATGGCTTCTTCAGAAGTTATTGCTGTAAAAAAAATTCCAACGTATTTGGGATTCTTCTTTAGAAGAAATTCTTATGCCAAGGTTTCTATTATAAAAATATTAGTAGAGCTTTCAGAAAAGGCTAGAAAAGAAGGTCTTTTATCTCTTGATGATGAGCTTGAACAAATTAATGATCCATTTTTTAAGTCAGGAATGAGACTTGTTGTTGATGGTGCAGATCCTGAGGTAATTAGAACTATGCTTTATTTAGAGCTTGATCAAATGCAAGAAAGGCACAGAGTTGGTTCAGAACTTTTTAAGACTTGGGCAAAACTTGCCCCAGCTTTTGGTATGATAGGTACTCTTATTGGACTTGTGGCTCTTCTTGGTAATCTAGAGGACAAGTCTGCGCTTGGTTCTTCTATGGCTGTTGCTCTTATTACAACTCTTTATGGAACCATAATGGCAAATTTAATGTTTACTCCTGTCCAACTTAAGTTGGAGAAAATTGATTCTGAAGAAGCTGCAGTAAAGACAATGATAATTGAGGGTGTTTTATCAATTCAGTCTGGAGATAATCCTAGAATTTTAGAGCAAAAATTGATGACGTTTTTAACCCCCAAAGATCGAAGCCATCTTAGTAGTAGCATTGGGGGTGAATAA
- the motB gene encoding flagellar motor protein MotB yields the protein MALRVKKPSKCDEGSPDYMLTYGDMVTLLLVFFVTMFSLNDIIFQENVIRIMSASFTGAGFFKGGKTLDFNKLSYLSNSFMSLPSTVRNKQASQTAKNKSMIEFIEKIQSKNIMVRQEERGIVISLAADAFFDSASADVKLEDNRDSIQKIASFIGVLSSRGYNFKIEGHTDNIDTDVNGPWKSNWELSAARSVNMLEHILNYLDQSNVKSIENKFEVSGFGGSRPIATDDTPEGRAYNRRIDILITTDASLSFPKEIAQ from the coding sequence ATGGCCTTGCGAGTTAAAAAGCCTTCAAAATGTGATGAAGGATCCCCAGATTATATGTTGACTTATGGGGACATGGTTACTTTGCTGCTTGTATTTTTTGTTACAATGTTTTCATTAAATGATATTATTTTTCAAGAAAATGTAATAAGGATAATGTCTGCGTCTTTTACGGGTGCAGGATTTTTTAAAGGCGGTAAAACTTTAGATTTTAATAAATTATCTTATTTGAGTAATAGTTTTATGTCTTTGCCTTCTACTGTGCGCAATAAACAAGCGTCTCAGACTGCTAAAAATAAATCTATGATTGAATTTATTGAAAAAATCCAGTCTAAAAATATTATGGTTAGACAGGAAGAGAGAGGCATCGTGATATCTCTTGCAGCAGATGCATTTTTTGATTCTGCTAGTGCCGATGTTAAGCTTGAAGACAATAGAGATTCTATTCAAAAAATAGCATCTTTTATTGGGGTTTTAAGCTCTAGGGGCTATAATTTTAAAATAGAAGGACATACAGATAATATTGATACTGATGTAAATGGGCCTTGGAAAAGTAATTGGGAGCTTTCGGCTGCAAGATCTGTTAATATGCTAGAACATATTTTAAACTATTTAGATCAGTCTAATGTTAAGAGCATTGAAAATAAGTTTGAAGTATCTGGTTTTGGTGGAAGTAGACCTATTGCAACAGACGATACTCCTGAGGGCAGAGCTTATAATAGAAGGATTGATATATTAATTACTACGGATGCATCCTTAAGTTTTCCTAAGGAAATTGCGCAGTAA
- the fliL gene encoding flagellar basal body-associated protein FliL yields MPNKDDENLDIGDSNIGRKGGLLPDIIIKILQILAIGIFTVAIMIIVSYFVSKMVVSQSGAPSDFPVFSNEYLGKPPMLIWYESIDEIRGNTLDVPPKTFVVKLALGYAENNVNILNELGRQKVRLKDIIREYFSQRTGQEIKNESQIKAEIKARINSILRNGEIKEIALTQIDIFDM; encoded by the coding sequence ATGCCGAATAAGGATGATGAAAATTTAGATATAGGGGATTCCAATATTGGTAGAAAAGGTGGTTTATTGCCTGATATTATAATAAAAATTTTGCAGATACTTGCAATAGGAATATTCACTGTTGCAATAATGATAATTGTTTCTTATTTTGTATCTAAAATGGTAGTAAGTCAAAGTGGGGCTCCTAGCGATTTTCCAGTTTTTTCTAATGAATACTTAGGAAAGCCCCCTATGCTTATATGGTATGAAAGCATAGATGAGATTAGAGGGAATACTTTAGATGTTCCTCCAAAAACTTTTGTTGTAAAGCTTGCTTTAGGGTATGCAGAGAATAATGTTAATATTCTCAATGAGCTTGGGAGACAGAAAGTTCGTTTAAAAGATATTATTAGGGAATATTTTAGCCAAAGGACTGGTCAAGAAATAAAGAATGAAAGTCAAATAAAGGCAGAGATTAAGGCAAGGATTAATAGTATCCTTAGAAATGGAGAAATAAAAGAAATAGCATTAACTCAAATTGATATTTTTGATATGTAA
- the fliM gene encoding flagellar motor switch protein FliM: MANNPGALSQDDIDSLLESINSSESLSLDESLSNVISSPTGKKQKVKVYDFKRPDKFSKEQVRTVSSFHEAFARYTTTSLSALLRKMVHVHVASVDQLTYEEFIRSIPNPTTLAIINMDPLKGSAIFEVDPTIAFAIVDRLFGGDGDTIKDKSRDLTEIEQSVMESVIIRILANMREAWSQVVDLRPRFGHIEVNPQFAQIVPPTEMIILVTLEVKIGKVEGLMNFCLPYITIEPIVSKLSTRYWHSLIGVGTTSENLDALREKLENTAMPLIAEIGEVKLKVREILSLDKGDVLNLESSLINKDLTLKVGTKEKFKCRMGLMGNKVSVQITEKIGDIKGFDLLKELTEEVE, translated from the coding sequence ATGGCAAACAATCCAGGAGCTTTATCTCAAGACGATATAGACAGTCTTTTAGAGTCTATTAATTCGTCTGAAAGTTTATCGTTAGACGAATCCCTTTCTAATGTTATATCTAGTCCTACGGGTAAAAAACAAAAAGTTAAGGTTTATGACTTTAAAAGGCCAGATAAATTTTCAAAAGAGCAGGTCAGAACAGTTTCAAGTTTTCATGAGGCATTTGCTAGGTATACTACAACCTCACTTTCTGCTCTTTTAAGAAAAATGGTTCATGTTCATGTGGCCTCAGTTGATCAATTAACCTATGAAGAGTTTATTAGGTCAATACCCAATCCCACAACTTTAGCAATAATAAATATGGATCCTCTTAAAGGATCTGCTATTTTTGAAGTTGATCCAACCATAGCATTTGCTATAGTAGATAGGCTTTTTGGGGGAGACGGAGATACGATTAAAGATAAAAGTAGAGATTTAACAGAAATTGAGCAGTCTGTCATGGAAAGTGTTATTATTCGTATACTTGCTAATATGAGAGAGGCTTGGTCTCAAGTAGTTGATCTAAGGCCAAGATTTGGGCATATTGAGGTTAATCCACAGTTTGCGCAAATAGTCCCCCCTACAGAAATGATTATTTTAGTCACTCTTGAGGTTAAAATAGGAAAAGTGGAAGGACTTATGAATTTTTGTTTACCTTATATTACTATAGAGCCTATTGTTTCAAAATTATCAACAAGATATTGGCATTCTTTGATTGGTGTTGGGACCACTAGTGAGAATCTTGATGCTTTGCGTGAAAAGTTAGAAAATACAGCGATGCCTTTGATAGCAGAAATAGGTGAAGTTAAACTTAAAGTAAGAGAAATTTTATCGCTTGACAAAGGTGATGTTTTAAATCTTGAATCTTCTCTAATAAATAAAGATTTAACTTTAAAAGTTGGTACTAAAGAAAAGTTTAAATGTAGAATGGGTTTAATGGGGAATAAAGTTTCAGTACAAATTACAGAAAAAATTGGAGATATAAAAGGTTTTGATTTGTTAAAAGAGCTTACAGAAGAGGTTGAGTGA
- the fliN gene encoding flagellar motor switch protein FliN gives MSVDEKSDGGEKPEIKGVKLPDLIDTLPEGVDPSNFGLLMDVSMQLTVELGRTERKIKDILGMSEGTIITLDKLAGEPVDILVNGKIVARGEVVVIDENFGVRITEIIKTKNE, from the coding sequence ATGAGTGTAGATGAAAAAAGTGATGGTGGAGAAAAGCCAGAAATAAAAGGTGTTAAGCTTCCTGATTTAATTGATACTTTACCAGAAGGAGTTGATCCTAGTAATTTTGGGCTTTTAATGGATGTGTCTATGCAGCTTACCGTAGAACTTGGAAGAACAGAGCGCAAAATAAAGGATATACTTGGCATGTCTGAGGGTACGATTATTACTCTTGATAAACTTGCAGGTGAGCCTGTAGATATTTTGGTAAACGGTAAAATAGTTGCCAGGGGAGAAGTAGTTGTAATTGATGAAAATTTTGGAGTTAGAATTACTGAGATAATTAAAACTAAAAATGAATAA
- a CDS encoding flagella biosynthesis regulatory protein FliZ — MNNKFLFLVFLAFSNFFTYANSQKQVNLVSVDLENESSLPIFEEDKANLANNVSVQPVSLFNILDLVKIVLFLLIAFFIFFLFKKLIFNSKKNKYEQSSNLIKELVFYEIDVKNSIRIINILDNVYIFLVSSNSSTLLKEIKSEEELEDLKLKLSKINNSAKKDSFKSIFKKMLLKKEDIAFSGNDYVKLEKKIETSLKDKQDRLKKF; from the coding sequence ATGAATAATAAATTTTTATTTTTAGTTTTTTTAGCGTTTTCTAATTTTTTTACATATGCTAATTCACAAAAGCAAGTAAATTTAGTATCTGTGGATTTAGAAAATGAATCTAGCTTGCCAATCTTTGAAGAGGATAAGGCAAATCTTGCTAACAATGTTAGTGTTCAGCCAGTTTCTCTTTTTAATATTTTAGATTTGGTTAAGATAGTTTTATTTTTACTTATTGCTTTTTTTATCTTTTTCTTATTTAAGAAGTTAATTTTTAATTCAAAAAAAAACAAATATGAACAAAGTTCTAATTTGATTAAAGAGCTTGTTTTTTACGAGATAGATGTTAAAAATTCAATAAGAATTATAAACATACTAGACAATGTTTACATATTTTTAGTTTCTAGTAATTCTTCTACCTTACTAAAAGAGATTAAATCTGAAGAAGAGCTAGAAGATTTAAAACTTAAGCTTAGTAAAATTAATAATTCTGCTAAGAAAGATTCTTTTAAATCAATCTTTAAGAAAATGTTGCTCAAAAAAGAAGATATTGCTTTTTCTGGTAATGATTATGTTAAACTTGAGAAGAAAATTGAGACTTCACTTAAGGATAAACAAGATAGATTAAAAAAATTTTAG
- the fliP gene encoding flagellar type III secretion system pore protein FliP (The bacterial flagellar biogenesis protein FliP forms a type III secretion system (T3SS)-type pore required for flagellar assembly.), with the protein MRKCFNFFLFFSITSLSFAQTKSLQATKGLNFPFSNFENIGGSEIAFSLQLLILLTIITLSPAFLVLMTSFLRISIVLDFIRRALSLQQSPPTQIVMGLALFLTIFTMWPTFNVIYKQAYLPLKESKINFDEFYNKGIAPLRIFMYKQMSDGRHEEIRLFMSISNYDRPKNFSEVPTHVLIAAFILHELKVAFKMGILIFLPFIVLDIIVASVLMAMGMIMLPPVMISLPFKLILFVMVDGWTLITSGLIKSFM; encoded by the coding sequence TTGAGAAAGTGTTTTAATTTTTTTTTATTTTTTAGTATAACAAGCTTGTCTTTTGCTCAAACAAAATCTTTGCAAGCCACTAAAGGTCTTAATTTCCCGTTTTCAAATTTTGAAAATATTGGTGGTTCAGAGATAGCTTTTTCTTTGCAGCTTTTAATTCTATTGACCATTATTACTCTTTCTCCAGCATTTTTAGTTTTAATGACTTCGTTTTTGCGAATATCTATAGTTTTGGATTTTATTAGGCGTGCTTTATCTCTTCAGCAATCTCCTCCTACTCAGATAGTAATGGGATTGGCTTTATTTTTAACTATTTTTACCATGTGGCCAACCTTTAATGTTATATATAAACAAGCTTATTTGCCCCTTAAAGAGTCAAAAATAAATTTTGATGAATTTTACAACAAAGGAATTGCTCCTCTGAGAATTTTTATGTATAAGCAGATGTCTGATGGGCGTCATGAAGAAATTAGATTATTTATGAGTATTAGTAATTATGATAGACCAAAAAATTTTAGCGAAGTGCCGACGCATGTTTTAATTGCAGCTTTTATTTTGCATGAGCTTAAAGTGGCTTTCAAAATGGGAATTTTAATATTTTTGCCGTTTATAGTTTTAGACATTATTGTTGCTTCTGTTTTAATGGCTATGGGTATGATAATGTTACCCCCTGTAATGATATCTTTGCCTTTTAAGCTGATTCTTTTTGTAATGGTAGATGGTTGGACTTTAATTACTAGTGGTCTTATTAAAAGTTTTATGTAA
- the fliQ gene encoding flagellar biosynthesis protein FliQ has translation MTAGHILYLIRISIENIIILSAPMLIIALIVGLLISIFQAITSIQDQTLSFIPKIIVILLTIVIFGPWILNKLMQFTYMIFNQLQNI, from the coding sequence ATGACTGCAGGACACATTCTTTATTTAATTAGGATTTCTATTGAAAATATTATTATTTTATCAGCTCCGATGTTGATTATAGCTCTTATAGTTGGCCTTTTGATTTCAATTTTTCAAGCTATTACTTCAATTCAAGATCAAACTTTAAGTTTTATTCCAAAGATTATTGTTATACTTTTAACCATTGTTATTTTTGGTCCTTGGATTTTGAATAAGCTTATGCAGTTTACCTATATGATTTTTAATCAATTGCAAAATATTTAA
- the fliR gene encoding flagellar biosynthetic protein FliR: protein MNLSFLVLKSFTILPILVRIFMFFKFSPFFSTIKIGYFNFFFSLILSVIIVEKIRIIYPLDSMLSFMLILSGEAILGLIQAFFVSIIFNVFHLVGFFFSNQIGLAYANIFDVFSEEDSMIISQIFAYLFLLLFLSSDFLLRFFVIGIHDSVLNIRVEHLVNMRNLEFIKLLLMSFGFLFEKALLISFPILALLLLFYLVLGILSKSSPQINLLIISFSTSLFLGLLILYIGFPSLAVSSKKVIELSLDSLASFVKLFSRVLK from the coding sequence TTGAATTTGAGTTTTTTAGTTTTAAAATCTTTTACAATTTTACCTATATTGGTTAGAATTTTTATGTTTTTTAAATTTTCTCCATTTTTTTCAACAATAAAAATCGGATATTTTAATTTTTTCTTTTCTTTGATTCTATCTGTAATTATTGTTGAAAAGATTAGGATTATTTATCCTTTAGACAGCATGCTTTCTTTTATGTTAATTTTATCAGGAGAAGCTATTTTAGGTCTTATTCAGGCATTTTTTGTTAGTATAATTTTTAATGTTTTTCATTTAGTTGGATTTTTCTTCTCTAATCAAATTGGACTTGCTTATGCAAATATTTTTGATGTTTTTTCAGAAGAAGATAGCATGATTATTTCACAAATTTTTGCGTATTTGTTTTTACTTTTGTTTTTATCAAGCGATTTTTTACTTCGTTTTTTTGTGATTGGCATACATGATTCTGTTTTGAACATTAGGGTTGAACATTTGGTTAATATGAGAAATTTAGAATTTATAAAGCTTTTGCTTATGTCTTTTGGATTTCTTTTTGAAAAAGCTTTATTAATTTCGTTTCCAATATTGGCTTTACTTTTACTTTTTTATCTAGTATTAGGAATACTTTCAAAATCGTCGCCTCAGATTAATTTATTAATAATTAGTTTTTCGACTTCGCTATTTTTAGGGCTATTGATTTTGTATATTGGATTTCCAAGTTTAGCAGTATCTTCAAAAAAAGTGATTGAACTTTCCTTAGATTCTCTTGCTAGTTTTGTAAAATTGTTTTCTAGAGTTTTAAAATAA
- the flhB gene encoding flagellar biosynthesis protein FlhB, with protein sequence MVKDELLIKSWYIPLDFFSADDEGRTELPTDQKKQKTREEGRVLKSTEINTAVSLLLLFSLFFFMLSYFALDLVAVFKEQASKLPEVMRMSVYSMGFAYIRAIIGYVVLFFIAALVVNFFVNIIQVGFFITFKSLEPRWDKVSFNFSRWAKNSFFSAGAFFNLFKSLLKVVIICLIYYFIIENNIGKISKLSEYTLNSGISIVLVLAYKICFFSVMFLAIVGVFDYLFQRSQYIESLKMTKEEVKQERKEMEGDPLLRSRIKERMRVVLSTNLRVAIPQADVVITNPEHFAVAIKWDSETMLAPRVLAKGQDEIALTIKKIARENNIPLMENKLLARALYANVKVNEEIPREYWEVVSKILVRVYSITKKFN encoded by the coding sequence ATGGTAAAAGATGAACTTTTGATTAAAAGTTGGTATATTCCTCTTGATTTTTTTTCTGCAGACGATGAGGGAAGAACGGAATTACCTACTGATCAGAAAAAGCAAAAAACAAGAGAAGAAGGACGGGTATTAAAGTCTACTGAAATTAATACCGCTGTTAGTCTTTTGTTATTATTTTCATTGTTTTTTTTCATGCTTTCTTATTTTGCTTTAGATTTAGTAGCTGTTTTTAAAGAGCAAGCTAGCAAGCTTCCCGAAGTTATGAGAATGAGTGTTTATTCTATGGGTTTTGCATATATTAGAGCCATCATAGGATATGTCGTTTTGTTTTTTATTGCAGCTTTAGTTGTTAATTTTTTTGTTAATATTATTCAAGTAGGTTTTTTCATTACTTTTAAATCTTTGGAGCCAAGGTGGGATAAGGTTAGTTTTAATTTTTCCAGATGGGCAAAAAATTCTTTTTTTTCAGCAGGGGCTTTTTTCAATTTGTTTAAAAGTTTGTTAAAAGTTGTTATAATATGCTTGATATATTATTTTATTATAGAAAACAATATAGGCAAAATTTCTAAGCTTTCGGAGTATACACTTAATTCTGGGATTTCTATTGTGTTGGTGCTTGCCTATAAGATATGTTTTTTCTCAGTAATGTTTTTGGCAATTGTTGGGGTGTTTGATTATTTGTTTCAAAGATCTCAGTACATTGAGAGTTTGAAAATGACAAAAGAAGAGGTAAAGCAGGAAAGAAAGGAAATGGAAGGTGATCCTTTACTTCGATCTAGAATAAAAGAGAGAATGAGGGTTGTTTTAAGTACTAATTTAAGAGTAGCTATTCCCCAGGCAGATGTGGTAATTACAAATCCAGAACATTTTGCAGTTGCTATTAAGTGGGATAGCGAAACAATGTTAGCTCCAAGAGTGCTTGCAAAAGGTCAGGATGAAATAGCTCTCACAATTAAAAAAATTGCAAGAGAAAATAATATCCCTTTAATGGAAAATAAGCTGCTTGCAAGAGCGCTTTATGCTAATGTTAAGGTTAACGAAGAGATTCCAAGAGAATATTGGGAGGTTGTTTCAAAAATTCTTGTGAGAGTATATTCTATTACTAAAAAGTTTAATTAG